In the Sediminibacter sp. Hel_I_10 genome, one interval contains:
- a CDS encoding carboxy terminal-processing peptidase: protein MKRNYKLVLFVLLLAFASCSFTTNKFNDPDKDKLLIQLIKYVLEEGHFSPQDINDTFSENVYQDYLEQLDPFKRYFYASDIKEFDKYATEIDDQINAYDISFFNITHERLLKRIAESKEMYKEVLSEPFDFSKKEEFSTDYDQLDYVDSRKEMKERWRQQLKFSTIANYDDLISEEEYSSSDKQKLQTANDLGEGTVENVASKESKSETRKSNDDLEKEAREITLKSLDELYDFIDDRQRKDWFAVYINAIVEEFDPHTFYFAPEEKERFDVAMSGNFEGIGARLQKKMDNITVTEIISGGPAWRQNELEVGDQIMKVKQEDEVEAVNVVGMRLDDAIKFIKGPKGTDVTLTLKRVDGAIEDITIRRDIVEIEETYAKSSTVKKDGKTFGVINLPKFYVDFEDYAKRNAASDIKLELERLKEAGVEGIVLDLRNNGGGSLQTVVDMGGLFIEEGPIVQVKTAGEPKEILNDKDKSIVWDGPLVILVNELSASASEILAAAMQDYKRAIVIGSKQTYGKGTVQNVLDLNRMVRSNDNGDMGALKFTTQKFYRINGGSTQLEGVKSDVVVPDRYSYINIGEKDQDNPLPWDKIDSVDYDLWKGYYDYDSTVSKSKERMANNNQLKLIDANAQWVKKIRDKESYSLNYEDYKKDMSENEEESKRFDEISGYTTNLTFESLPYEQEMMAKDSVLQEKRQRWHTSLSKDVYMEEALNVLNDLKMTYEVKTKVASSVKN, encoded by the coding sequence ATGAAGAGGAATTATAAACTCGTGCTTTTTGTGCTGCTTCTTGCTTTTGCTTCTTGCAGCTTTACCACAAATAAATTTAATGATCCCGATAAGGATAAATTACTAATTCAATTGATTAAATATGTTCTGGAAGAAGGGCATTTTAGTCCGCAGGATATTAATGATACGTTTTCCGAAAATGTCTATCAAGACTATTTGGAACAGCTAGATCCTTTTAAGCGTTATTTCTATGCTTCGGATATCAAGGAGTTTGATAAATATGCTACAGAAATAGATGATCAAATCAATGCGTATGACATCTCATTTTTCAATATCACGCATGAGCGTTTATTGAAGCGTATTGCAGAGTCTAAGGAAATGTATAAGGAAGTACTTTCTGAGCCATTTGACTTTTCAAAAAAAGAAGAATTTTCTACAGATTATGATCAATTGGATTACGTAGATTCTAGAAAGGAAATGAAGGAACGTTGGAGACAGCAACTTAAGTTTTCTACGATTGCTAATTACGATGATCTTATTTCAGAAGAAGAATATAGCAGTTCAGATAAGCAAAAGCTACAGACTGCAAATGATTTAGGTGAAGGTACGGTTGAGAACGTTGCTTCTAAAGAATCAAAATCCGAAACGCGCAAATCTAATGACGATTTAGAAAAAGAAGCCAGAGAAATTACTCTAAAATCTTTAGATGAGCTATATGACTTTATTGATGATAGACAACGTAAAGATTGGTTTGCTGTTTACATCAATGCCATAGTAGAAGAATTTGATCCACATACCTTTTATTTCGCACCAGAAGAAAAAGAACGATTTGATGTGGCCATGTCCGGTAATTTTGAAGGGATTGGCGCTAGATTACAAAAGAAAATGGATAATATCACGGTTACCGAAATTATAAGCGGTGGTCCTGCCTGGAGACAGAATGAACTTGAAGTTGGTGATCAAATCATGAAAGTGAAGCAAGAAGATGAGGTGGAAGCGGTAAATGTCGTCGGTATGCGTCTAGATGATGCTATTAAGTTTATTAAAGGTCCTAAAGGCACTGATGTAACCTTGACCTTAAAGCGTGTAGACGGAGCCATTGAAGACATCACGATTAGACGTGATATTGTTGAGATTGAAGAGACCTATGCTAAGTCATCAACGGTTAAAAAAGATGGTAAGACTTTTGGAGTGATCAACCTTCCTAAGTTTTACGTAGATTTTGAAGACTATGCTAAAAGAAATGCAGCTTCAGATATCAAATTAGAATTAGAGCGCTTAAAAGAAGCAGGTGTTGAAGGTATTGTGCTCGATTTAAGAAATAATGGCGGCGGTTCTTTGCAAACAGTAGTGGATATGGGCGGATTGTTTATAGAAGAAGGTCCTATCGTACAAGTCAAAACAGCAGGAGAGCCAAAGGAAATTTTGAATGATAAAGACAAATCTATTGTTTGGGATGGTCCATTGGTCATTTTGGTCAACGAACTCTCTGCTTCTGCTTCTGAAATTTTAGCAGCGGCGATGCAAGATTACAAAAGAGCAATCGTTATCGGGAGTAAGCAAACCTATGGTAAGGGAACTGTGCAAAACGTATTGGACCTTAACCGCATGGTAAGATCAAATGATAATGGTGATATGGGCGCTTTAAAATTTACAACCCAAAAATTCTACCGAATCAATGGTGGTTCTACCCAATTAGAAGGTGTTAAAAGTGATGTCGTCGTTCCAGACCGTTACAGTTACATAAACATTGGAGAGAAAGATCAAGACAATCCATTGCCTTGGGATAAAATAGATTCTGTGGATTATGATCTGTGGAAAGGGTATTATGATTATGATTCTACTGTTTCAAAAAGTAAAGAAAGAATGGCTAACAACAATCAATTAAAGCTAATTGATGCCAACGCCCAATGGGTTAAGAAAATTAGAGATAAAGAGAGCTATTCTTTAAACTACGAGGATTACAAGAAGGATATGTCAGAAAATGAAGAGGAGTCCAAACGCTTTGACGAGATCTCAGGCTACACTACAAATTTGACATTTGAATCTTTACCTTACGAGCAAGAAATGATGGCTAAAGACTCTGTATTACAAGAAAAACGTCAACGCTGGCACACAAGCCTTAGCAAAGATGTGTATATGGAAGAGGCGCTTAATGTTTTAAACGATTTAAAAATGACTTACGAGGTGAAAACAAAAGTAGCCAGTTCCGTAAAAAACTAA